Proteins from one Prinia subflava isolate CZ2003 ecotype Zambia chromosome 4, Cam_Psub_1.2, whole genome shotgun sequence genomic window:
- the LRRN3 gene encoding leucine-rich repeat neuronal protein 3, with the protein MKDLQLKINLLLGLVTAAVPQAVGRKADCPESCICEIRPWFTPRSVYMEAPTVDCNDLGLFHFPATLPADTQVLLLQTNNIAKIEHSVDFPVNLTGLDLSQNNLSSVTSINLRKIPQLLSVYLEENKLTELPEKCLSGLNNLQELYINHNLLSVIAPGAFIGLNNLLRLHLNSNGLQVINRKWFEATPNLEILMIGENPIIRIEDMNFKPLSNLRSLVLAGINLTEIPDNALAGLDNLESISFYDNRFVKVPHIALQKATNLKFLDLNKNPINRIRRGDFSNMLHLKELGINNMPELISIDSLAVDNLPDLRKIEATNNPRLSYIHPNAFYRLPKLESLMLNSNALSALYRSTVESLPNLKEVSIHSNPIRCDCVIRWINMNKTNVRFMEPESLFCVDPPEFQGQNVRQIHFREMMEICLPLIAPESFPSTLDLKAGSHISLHCRATAEPEPEIYWITPSGHKLLPNTASDKYYIHSEGTLDITDVTQRESGLYTCIATNLVGADLKSVMIKVDGSFPQEHNGSLNIKIKDIKSNSVLVSWKASSKILKSSVRWTAFPKAEDSRAAQSARIPSDIKVYNLTHLNPSTEYRICVDIPTIYSQYRKQCVNVTTKGLDVEVKSYEKNNIIGFLSCLGALLGIISVIYLYSCISQDMNYGIGHSYLRNYLKKQSFSLNELYPPLITLWDMGKEKSTAMEVKATVIGVPTNMS; encoded by the coding sequence ATGAAGGACCTGCAactcaaaattaatttactgcTTGGTCTAGTTACTGCTGCTGTACCACAAGCTGTAGGAAGAAAAGCAGACTGCCCAGAGTCATGTATATGTGAAATCAGACCATGGTTCACCCCCAGGTCTGTCTACATGGAAGCTCCAACAGTGGACTGTAATGATTTAggcctttttcattttccagccaCACTGCCTGCTGACACACAAGTTCTACTTCTACAAACTAATAATATTGCAAAAATTGAACACTCAGTAGACTTCCCAGTGAATTTAACTGGTCTAGATTTATCTCAGAACAATTTATCCTCAGTGACCAGTATTAATCTTAGAAAGATACCACAGTTGCTTTCAGTGTACcttgaagaaaacaaacttaCTGAACTCCCTGAAAAATGTCTCTCTGGACTCAACAATTTACAAGAGCTTTATATTAATCATAATCTGCTTTCTGTGATTGCACCAGGAGCTTTCATAGGCCTCAATAATCTTCTCAGACTTCATCTCAATTCAAATGGTCTGCAAGTGATCAACAGAAAGTGGTTTGAAGCTACTCCTAATCTTGAAATTCTCATGATTGGAGAAAACCCAATAATCAGAATTGAAGACATGAACTTCAAGCCTCTTAGCAATCTGCGCAGCCTGGTTTTAGCAGGTATAAATCTCACTGAAATACCAGATAATGCTTTGGCTGGCCTTGACAACTTGGaaagcatttccttttatgacaaCAGATTTGTTAAAGTGCCCCACATAGCTCTTCAAAAGGCAACAAATCTTAAATTTCTGGATCTAAATAAGAATCCCATTAATAGAATACGACGAGGAGATTTTAGCAACATGCTGCACCTAAAAGAGTTAGGAATTAATAACATGCCTGAACTGATATCTATAGATAGTCTTGCTGTTGATAATTTGCCagatttaagaaaaatagaagCAACCAATAACCCCAGATTATCATACATTCACCCCAATGCATTCTACAGACTTCCCAAGCTGGAATCACTCATGCTCAACAGCAACGCGCTGAGTGCGCTGTACCGCAGCACAGTGGAATCCCTGCCTAACCTCAAAGAGGTCAGCATACACAGCAATCCCATTAGGTGTGATTGTGTCATCCGCTGGATTAACATGAATAAAACAAACGTTCGTTTCATGGAGCCGGAGTCACTGTTTTGTGTAGACCCTCCTGAATTCCAGGGTCAGAATGTGAGACAGATACACTTTCGGGAGATGATGGAAATCTGTCTTCCCCTGATAGCTCCTGAAAGTTTTCCATCTACACTGGatttaaaagctggcagccatATTTCTTTGCACTGCAGAGCAACAGCAGAACCAGAACCTGAAATCTACTGGATAACACCATCAGGACACAAACTTTTGCCTAATACTGCCTCTGATAAGTACTACATTCATTCCGAAGGAACATTAGACATAACTGACGTAACACAAAGAGAAAGTGGCTTATACACGTGTATAGCAACAAATTTAGTTGGGGCAGACCTAAAGTCAGTCATGATTAAAGTGGATGGCTCTTTCCCTCAGGAACACAATGGgtctttaaatattaaaataaaagacataAAATCCAATTCTGTTTTGGTTTCATGGAAAGCAAGTTCTAAAATTCTGAAGTCCAGTGTTAGATGGACAGCCTTTCCGAAAGCTGAAGACTCCCGGGCTGCACAGAGTGCTCGAATACCATCTGATATAAAGGTATATAATCTCACACATCTAAACCCATCAACCGAATACAGAATTTGTGTTGACATCCCCACTATCTATTCTCAGTATAGAAAACAATGTGTCAATGTAACCACAAAAGGACTGGATGTGGAAGTGAAAAGCtatgaaaaaaacaacataatTGGATTCCTTAGCTGCCTTGGTGCTCTTTTGGGAATCATCTCTGTGATATATCTCTACAGCTGCATCTCTCAAGATATGAACTATGGCATTGGACACAGCTATCTAAGGAATTACCTGAAGAAACAATCCTTTTCACTCAATGAGCTTTATCCTCCTCTAATCACTCTTTGGGACATGggcaaagaaaaaagcacagcaaTGGAAGTAAAAGCAACTGTAATAGGTGTACCAACAAATATGTCATAA